A stretch of the Gossypium hirsutum isolate 1008001.06 chromosome D07, Gossypium_hirsutum_v2.1, whole genome shotgun sequence genome encodes the following:
- the LOC107940548 gene encoding probable LRR receptor-like serine/threonine-protein kinase At1g56140 isoform X4, with translation MAQNNFNGPIPKELGNLKKLYLLSLGNNNLSGTLPPELGNLVELGELWASDNAFTGKIPDFVGTNWTKLTSLKFEGNSFEGPIPSSFANLTSLTSLRIEGIYNGSSSLNFVRNLKNLTDLVLRNVLLNGIFPSYITELQSLQKLDLSFNNLTGKIPNALFNMNSLIYLFLGNNRLSGSIPSQKSETLRTIDLSYNFLSGNLPSWINSRLQLNFVANNFTLNSSNIRLLPGLECLQRSFPCFRNAPRYANFSIKCGGPALISDGILFEADNSTLGAANFNITSTRNWAVSNVGMFADRQNQQYVENNGGQVRSTNTPMMYQTSRLSPGSLRYYGLGLENGPYTVRLFFAETGFHDRSSGTWTSLARRVFDIYIQGTQGLKDFDISKEAGGVQRAITRNFTANVTENHLEIHLFWAGKGTTGTPEEGYYGPSISAISVVPNFIPTVSGIPPGNPKEKNHTTLIVVVSVPIVALALILVFVILYVKRTREDEEEEVLLGISPRPNTFSYSELKAATEDFNPSKKLGEGGFGAVYKGTLSDGRVVAVKQLLVASNQGKDQFAAEIATISAVQHRNLVKLYGCCIGGNRRLLVYEYLVNKSLDQALWGQNDLHLDWPTRFNVCLSTARGIAYLHEESRPRIVHRDVKASNILLDAELCPKISDFGLAKLYDDKKTHITTRAAGTIGYLAPEYAMRGHLTEKVDVFGFGVVALEIISGRPNSYNALENDRTYLLEWVWTLHENNQLLSLLDPKLVEFDENEALRVIRVALLCTQTSPSMRPPMSRVVGMLAGDIEVSNVTTKPSYITDWDFKDITSTFMDEEAQTSIAFDLNSSDIKSKNMSVIEADDQPILSQVNITEFKESIREGR, from the exons ATGGCCCAAAATAATTTCAATGGACCCATTCCAAAGGAGCTTGGAAATCTTAAGAAGCTATATTTGTT GTCGTTGGGTAATAATAATCTCTCCGGAACATTGCCTCCAGAACTTGGTAATTTAGTGGAGCTTGGAGAGCT GTGGGCATCTGACAATGCATTCACAGGAAAAATACCAGACTTTGTTGGCACTAATTGGACAAAGCTTACATCATT GAAATTTGAAGGGAACTCTTTTGAAGGTCCAATACCATCCAGCTTTGCAAATTTAACCTCATTGACATCATT GAGAATTGAAGGTATATACAATGGGAGTTCTTCTCTTAATTTTGTTAGAAATCTAAAAAACTTGACTGACTT GGTTCTAAGAAATGTCTTGCTCAATGGTATTTTTCCATCTTATATCACAGAACTACAatctttacaaaagtt GGATTTAAGTTTCAACAACTTAACAGGAAAAATTCCAAATGCTTTGTTCAATATGAATTCTCTCATATACTT GTTTCTTGGAAATAACAGACTATCAGGTTCCATTCCTAGCCAAAAGAGTGAAACTCTTCGGACCAT AGATTTATCATACAATTTTCTATCAGGAAACTTGCCTTCTTGGATAAACTCACGCTTACAACT GAACTTTGTGGCCAACAACTTCACACTTAACAGCTCAAACATAAG GCTTTTACCAGGATTAGAATGCCTTCAAAGAAGCTTCCCATGCTTTAGAAATGCTCCACGAT ATGCAAACTTTTCAATCAAGTGTGGCGGACCAGCACTGATATCTGATGGGATATTATTTGAGGCTGATAATAGCACTCTTGGTGCagcaaattttaatataaccagTACACGTAATTGGGCAGTTAGCAATGTAGGTATGTTTGCAGATAGACAAAATCAACAGTATGTGGAAAACAATGGAGGACAAGTGAGAAGTACCAACACTCCAATGATGTATCAAACTTCAAGGCTATCCCCTGGATCACTCAGATATTATGGCCTAGGCCTCGAGAATGGACCCTATACTGTAAGACTGTTCTTTGCAGAGACAGGTTTCCATGATCGAAGCTCAGGTACTTGGACTAGTCTAGCAAGGCGTGTTTTCGATATATATATTCAG GGAACCCAAGGATTAAAGGATTTTGATATATCAAAGGAGGCAGGTGGTGTTCAGAGAGCAATAACTAGGAATTTCACTGCTAATGTAACTGAGAACCATCTTGAAATTCACCTGTTTTGGGCTGGTAAGGGGACTACCGGTACACCAGAAGAAGGTTATTACGGTCCATCTATTTCAGCTATTAGTGTTGTTCCAA ATTTCATACCAACTGTTAGTGGGATACCGCCGGGCAATCCTAAAGAGAAGAACCACACAACATTGATTGTTGTTGTTTCAGTTCCTATTGTAGCATTGGCTTTGATACTTGTATTTGTAATCCTTTATGTGAAAAGAACCAGAGAAGATGAGGAGGAGGAGG TGCTTCTTGGCATCAGCCCTAGACCAAACACATTTAGTTATTCTGAGTTAAAAGCTGCCACTGAAGACTTCAATCCTTCAAAGAAGTTAGGAGAAGGGGGGTTCGGAGCTGTGTACAAG GGTACACTTTCTGATGGGAGAGTTGTAGCTGTGAAACAACTTCTAGTAGCATCAAACCAGGGAAAAGATCAATTTGCTGCCGAGATAGCTACCATATCAGCAGTACAACATCGTAATCTTGTCAAACTATACGGGTGCTGCATTGGAGGAAATAGGCGCCTCCTTGTTTATGAGTATCTTGTGAACAAGAGCCTTGATCAGGCACTTTGGG GACAAAATGATTTGCATCTTGATTGGCCAACACGCTTCAATGTCTGTTTATCAACTGCAAGAGGGATAGCTTATCTTCACGAGGAGTCTAGGCCAAGGATTGTTCATAGGGATGTCAAGGCAAGCAATATTTTGCTTGATGCAGAGCTCTGCCCGAAGATATCTGATTTTGGATTGGCGAAGCTTTATGATGACAAGAAAACACACATCACCACTCGTGCTGCTGGAACAAT TGGCTACCTGGCACCCGAGTATGCAATGCGCGGGCATCTTACAGAGAAAGTAGATGTTTTTGGCTTCGGTGTTGTTGCTTTGGAGATTATAAGTGGTAGACCAAACTCATATAATGCCTTAGAAAATGACAGAACTTATCTTCTTGAATGG GTGTGGACCCTGCATGAAAATAACCAACTCTTGAGTCTGCTTGATCCAAAATTAGTAGAGTTCGATGAAAATGAAGCTCTCCGAGTGATAAGGGTGGCACTTTTATGCACCCAAACATCACCATCTATGCGGCCACCCATGTCCCGTGT